In one window of Nitrospira sp. DNA:
- the ftsA gene encoding cell division protein FtsA → MSKRDHILVGLDIGTTKICAIVAEVPEEGPLNIIGVGSCPSRGLRKGVVVNIESTVESIKKAVEEAELMAAVQINSVYTGIAGSHISGENLKGVVALKKQEVTRDDISRAVESARTLAVIPHERRILHVLPREFMVDDQEGVREPLGMSGNRLEVNVHVITGAVTSAQNIIKSVNRAGLDVVDIILQPLASSEAVLSAEERELGVAMVDLGGGTTDLAIFLDGSIRHTAVLPIGGQNLTKDLAIGLLTSQTDAEKIKVQHGIARTELVHGHQMVEVPSVGDRPPRQFTRRDIAEILEPRVEEMFDLVKREIVRAGYEGMLGAGVVITGGTSLLEGMPDAAERGLNLPARRGMPTGIGGLRDIVSNPMHATGVGLLLHARQHADNLEAAGIRHGKGLGKVFDRMRSWMFEFF, encoded by the coding sequence GTGTCTAAGCGGGATCATATCCTGGTCGGACTCGACATCGGGACCACCAAGATCTGTGCGATTGTCGCCGAAGTGCCGGAGGAGGGCCCGCTGAATATCATCGGCGTCGGCTCCTGCCCCTCGCGCGGGCTTCGCAAGGGTGTGGTGGTCAATATCGAGAGTACGGTGGAGTCGATCAAGAAGGCGGTTGAGGAAGCGGAGCTCATGGCGGCCGTGCAGATCAATTCGGTCTATACGGGCATCGCCGGTAGTCATATCTCAGGAGAAAACCTCAAGGGCGTCGTGGCCCTCAAGAAACAGGAAGTCACGCGCGACGACATCAGCCGTGCGGTGGAGAGTGCGCGAACTCTTGCCGTGATTCCTCACGAGCGCCGCATCTTGCACGTGTTACCGCGCGAATTCATGGTCGACGATCAGGAAGGCGTGCGCGAGCCCCTGGGCATGTCCGGCAACCGGCTGGAGGTCAACGTCCATGTCATCACCGGCGCGGTAACGTCGGCGCAAAACATCATCAAGAGTGTGAACCGGGCCGGGCTCGACGTCGTGGACATTATCCTGCAGCCCCTCGCGTCAAGCGAAGCCGTCCTGAGCGCCGAAGAGCGGGAGTTGGGAGTCGCCATGGTGGATCTGGGCGGCGGCACGACCGACCTGGCGATCTTCCTCGACGGCAGCATCCGCCACACGGCGGTGCTCCCGATCGGCGGCCAGAATTTGACCAAAGATCTGGCTATCGGTCTGCTCACCTCGCAAACCGACGCCGAGAAAATCAAAGTGCAGCATGGCATTGCCCGCACAGAGCTGGTGCATGGGCATCAAATGGTGGAAGTGCCGTCGGTCGGCGATCGGCCGCCGCGGCAATTCACGCGCCGTGATATCGCGGAGATTCTCGAGCCGCGCGTCGAGGAAATGTTCGATCTGGTGAAACGCGAAATCGTACGAGCCGGCTATGAAGGCATGCTCGGTGCCGGCGTGGTGATCACGGGCGGGACCTCATTATTGGAAGGGATGCCGGATGCTGCGGAGCGAGGGCTGAATCTGCCCGCTCGACGCGGCATGCCGACGGGCATCGGTGGGCTGCGCGATATCGTCAGCAACCCGATGCACGCGACCGGTGTCGGGCTGTTGTTGCATGCACGTCAACATGCCGACAACTTGGAGGCTGCCGGCATCCGTCACGGCAAAGGGTTGGGGAAAGTGTTCGATCGCATGCGATCGTGGATGTTCGAGTTTTTCTAA
- a CDS encoding FtsQ-type POTRA domain-containing protein: MSLRWRKVRPVKVNPRANARSESALGRHRTGETGGYWSRLGRGLLITLRVVATVTVLVGGCSGLFVLAREVGPLTREWFLVRSVSVSGLHHVTRKEVIGRLALKPDTALYSINPSWLADRIKTHPWIKDATVVLKPLHEIHIDIVEREPAVVVRTLSENLLADSDGFLLAHLGSADDPTLPMLSGVDGKRLVQGKPDDRRPVQVGAALARMVGQTTGGRPDINVGNLNNLVVEVQGVTFQFSESSMNQQWYRFLKMRPALRDVAFDGEGARANEIDLRFADRVIVRGRG, translated from the coding sequence ATGTCGCTGCGGTGGCGCAAGGTACGCCCGGTGAAAGTGAACCCGCGGGCGAATGCCCGTTCGGAATCCGCGCTGGGCCGCCATCGGACCGGTGAGACGGGCGGGTATTGGTCCAGGCTGGGGCGGGGCCTGCTGATTACCTTGCGGGTGGTGGCCACGGTGACTGTGCTGGTCGGCGGTTGTTCCGGGTTGTTCGTCCTGGCGCGGGAAGTGGGACCTCTGACGCGGGAATGGTTTCTGGTGCGCTCCGTGTCGGTGAGCGGGTTGCACCATGTGACGAGGAAAGAAGTGATCGGGAGATTGGCGTTGAAGCCTGATACCGCGCTCTACTCCATTAACCCGTCCTGGTTGGCCGACCGGATCAAGACCCATCCCTGGATCAAGGATGCGACGGTGGTGCTGAAGCCCTTACATGAAATTCATATCGACATCGTTGAGCGGGAACCTGCGGTCGTGGTACGCACGCTGTCGGAGAATCTCCTGGCCGATTCGGACGGGTTCTTGCTGGCGCATCTCGGGTCGGCGGATGATCCGACCCTACCGATGTTGTCCGGTGTCGACGGCAAGCGGCTGGTGCAGGGAAAACCGGACGATCGTCGCCCCGTGCAGGTCGGCGCGGCTCTGGCCCGCATGGTCGGACAGACGACCGGAGGACGGCCGGATATCAATGTGGGGAATCTCAATAATCTGGTAGTCGAGGTTCAGGGTGTGACGTTTCAATTCAGTGAGTCGTCGATGAATCAGCAATGGTACCGGTTTCTCAAAATGCGGCCCGCACTGCGTGATGTGGCCTTTGACGGCGAGGGCGCCAGGGCGAATGAAATCGATCTTCGCTTTGCCGACCGCGTCATTGTTCGGGGAAGGGGGTGA
- a CDS encoding YggT family protein: MFVLSNVLQGTATVLDTVLWLYMWVIIARALISWVNPDPWNPIVQFLERATEPVLTPIRRLVGWRMGMDLSPMIAILILVFLQYAVVQSLRDFAVRMH, encoded by the coding sequence ATGTTTGTCTTGAGCAATGTGCTGCAAGGAACGGCCACGGTGCTGGATACGGTCTTGTGGCTGTACATGTGGGTCATCATCGCCCGCGCGTTGATTTCGTGGGTCAATCCGGACCCGTGGAACCCGATCGTGCAGTTTTTGGAGCGCGCGACGGAGCCGGTGCTCACGCCGATCCGTCGGCTGGTCGGATGGCGCATGGGCATGGATCTGTCGCCGATGATCGCGATTCTGATCCTTGTCTTTTTGCAATATGCCGTGGTTCAATCGTTACGGGATTTCGCCGTGCGGATGCATTAA
- a CDS encoding DivIVA domain-containing protein, which produces MKITPIDIQQMVFQVKFRGYDRDEVNRFLEELALTVENLNRENSALREKLTATEQQVTDLRRTETTLSNTLVSAQTLAEDVKRSAQRESDLIVKEAELKASEIIRQARVSLSEMQRGLADLQKQRLMMVERFRSTLRSFERMLEVEESDAYQSDAASVEGKLTGESSTAR; this is translated from the coding sequence ATGAAAATCACTCCCATCGACATTCAGCAGATGGTCTTCCAGGTCAAGTTCCGGGGTTATGACCGGGACGAAGTGAACCGGTTCCTCGAGGAGCTGGCATTGACCGTTGAGAACTTGAATCGAGAGAACAGCGCGCTTCGTGAAAAGTTGACTGCAACCGAGCAGCAGGTCACCGACCTGCGACGCACGGAAACGACGTTGTCGAATACTCTGGTTTCCGCCCAGACGCTGGCCGAGGATGTGAAACGGTCTGCGCAGCGCGAGTCCGATTTGATCGTCAAAGAAGCCGAACTGAAGGCGAGTGAAATTATCCGGCAGGCCCGGGTGAGTCTCTCCGAGATGCAACGTGGTCTCGCAGATCTCCAGAAACAACGTCTGATGATGGTGGAGCGATTCCGTTCGACCCTGCGCTCGTTCGAGCGCATGTTGGAAGTGGAAGAAAGCGATGCCTACCAGTCGGATGCAGCCTCTGTCGAAGGTAAGCTAACCGGCGAATCAAGCACCGCGCGTTGA
- a CDS encoding YggS family pyridoxal phosphate-dependent enzyme, protein MNADLGTIAGRVRSVLDEIQRATARAGRLPGSVRLIAASKTVSVERLRQAVDAGLRHLGENRVQEALPKIDALEREGVVWHFIGTLQRRKVKSVVGRFETIHSVDSLALAEEIDRQAKVARLRQRVLLEVNLGGEASKGGFEPTTLVAALESLNGLEHLDIRGLMAIPPPTPTAEDARPYFRQLRTLAQALTARGYRNINMQELSMGMSHDYPVAIEEGATYVRVGTAIFGARGE, encoded by the coding sequence ATGAATGCAGACCTGGGGACGATTGCGGGTCGGGTTCGATCAGTGCTCGACGAAATACAACGTGCGACCGCTCGTGCGGGGCGCCTGCCAGGCTCTGTTCGTCTCATTGCCGCGTCCAAGACCGTGTCCGTTGAACGGCTGCGTCAGGCGGTGGACGCGGGCCTTCGGCACCTGGGAGAGAATCGCGTTCAGGAAGCCTTGCCGAAAATCGACGCGTTGGAGCGCGAAGGGGTCGTGTGGCACTTTATCGGGACCCTCCAACGGCGCAAGGTGAAGTCGGTCGTCGGGCGATTTGAGACGATTCATTCCGTGGACAGCCTTGCCCTGGCGGAAGAGATCGACCGGCAGGCGAAGGTTGCACGGCTGCGGCAACGTGTTCTGTTGGAAGTAAATCTTGGTGGAGAAGCCAGCAAGGGAGGATTTGAGCCCACGACACTGGTGGCGGCCCTGGAATCCCTGAACGGGCTCGAACATCTGGATATTCGCGGCCTCATGGCCATTCCCCCACCCACTCCGACGGCTGAAGACGCGCGTCCCTACTTTCGACAACTCCGGACCCTCGCTCAGGCATTGACAGCGCGGGGGTACAGGAACATTAATATGCAGGAGCTCTCGATGGGCATGTCGCACGACTATCCCGTTGCCATCGAGGAAGGGGCGACGTACGTGCGAGTCGGAACGGCGATTTTCGGAGCGCGAGGTGAGTAA
- the proC gene encoding pyrroline-5-carboxylate reductase: MLTQPIAFLGGGQMAEALIGGLLAAGACEPASICATDPVAARRDVLKSRFGIRVGDENAKAVREADLVVLAVKPQAMPAVLSDAGQACAGKLVVSIAAGVTTAWISERIVTPRGIIRAMPNTPALVREGVTALTSPPDLRSDDLVAVRTLFEAVGSVVSVEERLMDAVTGLSGSGPAYVFVAIEALADGGVRMGLPRATAELLAAQTVLGAARMVLERGEHPARLKDQVASPGGTTIAGLYQLEAGGLRSCLMAAVEAATKRSQELGR, encoded by the coding sequence ATGCTGACACAACCGATTGCATTCCTCGGCGGTGGGCAAATGGCGGAGGCGCTGATCGGCGGACTCCTGGCTGCGGGTGCCTGTGAGCCGGCATCGATTTGCGCGACGGACCCGGTCGCCGCGCGTCGCGATGTATTGAAATCGCGGTTCGGCATTCGTGTCGGCGATGAGAATGCGAAGGCTGTTCGGGAGGCCGATCTGGTGGTCCTGGCAGTGAAACCGCAGGCGATGCCGGCGGTGCTCAGTGATGCGGGGCAGGCCTGTGCCGGGAAATTGGTGGTTTCCATTGCCGCCGGTGTGACGACCGCCTGGATCAGCGAGCGGATCGTGACGCCCAGAGGCATCATCCGGGCGATGCCTAACACGCCGGCTTTGGTGCGGGAAGGAGTGACGGCGTTGACCAGTCCGCCCGACCTCCGATCTGACGATCTGGTCGCGGTGCGGACATTGTTTGAGGCGGTCGGGTCGGTCGTCTCGGTTGAGGAACGACTCATGGATGCCGTGACCGGCCTGAGCGGAAGCGGCCCTGCCTATGTATTCGTCGCCATTGAAGCCTTGGCCGACGGCGGCGTCCGGATGGGATTGCCGCGTGCGACCGCTGAACTCCTGGCCGCGCAGACGGTTTTAGGTGCCGCAAGAATGGTTTTGGAGCGCGGAGAACATCCGGCCCGGTTGAAGGATCAGGTGGCGTCGCCGGGAGGTACCACGATCGCCGGGTTGTACCAGCTGGAGGCTGGAGGGCTGCGGAGCTGTCTGATGGCGGCCGTCGAAGCGGCCACGAAACGTTCACAGGAGTTGGGACGCTGA
- the ftsZ gene encoding cell division protein FtsZ — MFSFQEEPQSPVRIKVIGVGGAGCNAVNTMITGGLCRVDFVAANTDVQALERSQASYKIQIGPERTRGLGAGAKPEVGRDAALESKDEIRESLVGADMVFVTAGMGGGTGTGAAPIVASIARELGILTVAVVTKPFQYEGHRRMSHAEEGIRDLGRHVDTLLIIPNQRLLGIVDKATPLLDAFKVADDVLRQAIQGIADVITTIGLVNVDFADVRTIMAHTGRAVMGMGIGRGANRAQEAAQKAICSPLLEEGSVEGARGVLLNITGGPNMSLHEVEEAASIVQHAADAEANIIVGQVINPEIGDDLIVTVIATGFEREEQATARPAVAAERPAARTPNGRPAQQVLTGVHATGSDRPHKDLDRPTFLRRMGETREAVERIAVVGDDEWDVPTFLRKQAD, encoded by the coding sequence ATGTTTTCATTTCAAGAGGAGCCGCAATCGCCCGTTCGCATCAAAGTGATCGGTGTCGGAGGAGCGGGGTGCAACGCCGTCAATACGATGATCACCGGCGGATTGTGCCGGGTCGATTTCGTGGCCGCGAATACGGATGTGCAGGCGCTCGAGCGGTCTCAGGCGTCGTATAAGATTCAGATCGGGCCGGAGCGGACTCGCGGCCTCGGCGCCGGTGCCAAGCCTGAAGTGGGACGCGACGCCGCGTTGGAAAGCAAAGACGAGATTCGCGAGAGTCTGGTCGGCGCCGACATGGTGTTTGTCACCGCCGGAATGGGCGGCGGCACCGGGACAGGCGCGGCTCCGATCGTGGCCAGTATCGCGCGTGAACTGGGCATCCTGACCGTCGCAGTTGTGACCAAGCCCTTCCAGTATGAAGGACACCGGCGGATGAGCCACGCCGAGGAAGGCATTCGCGATCTCGGGAGGCATGTCGATACGCTCCTGATTATCCCGAATCAACGGTTGCTGGGAATCGTGGACAAGGCCACCCCGTTGCTGGATGCGTTCAAGGTGGCGGACGATGTGCTGCGTCAGGCGATCCAGGGCATTGCGGACGTGATTACGACCATCGGGTTGGTCAACGTCGATTTCGCCGATGTGCGGACGATCATGGCGCACACGGGACGCGCAGTCATGGGTATGGGCATCGGACGCGGCGCCAACCGGGCGCAGGAAGCGGCGCAGAAGGCGATTTGCAGTCCCTTGTTGGAAGAGGGCAGTGTCGAAGGTGCCCGTGGAGTGCTGCTGAATATCACGGGCGGCCCGAATATGTCGCTGCATGAAGTGGAAGAAGCGGCCTCGATCGTTCAGCATGCGGCGGATGCCGAAGCGAACATCATCGTCGGACAGGTCATCAATCCTGAGATCGGCGATGATCTGATCGTGACCGTGATTGCGACCGGCTTCGAGCGCGAAGAACAAGCGACTGCGCGACCGGCCGTCGCGGCGGAACGCCCTGCGGCACGGACTCCCAACGGCCGCCCGGCGCAACAGGTGCTGACCGGCGTGCATGCGACAGGATCGGATCGCCCCCATAAGGACTTGGATCGTCCGACCTTCCTTCGCCGCATGGGCGAGACCCGCGAAGCCGTGGAGCGGATCGCGGTGGTCGGCGACGATGAATGGGATGTGCCGACGTTTCTGCGCAAGCAGGCCGACTGA
- the pgeF gene encoding peptidoglycan editing factor PgeF: protein MASEIITAPSFTTATDGVEHFFGTRLSSVSVTPGRAAVPGAPHRERGASVILSVKQVHGTDALIVDRPVEQGDAFEGGWDALVTDQPGVMVTVRTADCVPVLLHDPERRVVAAIHAGWRGAVAGIVPKTVALMVSRFGATVDRLQMAIGPSAGPCCYEVDEPVLARLREVFPEWQSVVKPVSSQKAHLDLRAFVRRQALADGLAAERVATVDACTICQPERFYSYRRDGVVKATMVSGIALVPRRSV, encoded by the coding sequence ATGGCGTCAGAGATCATCACGGCGCCGTCGTTTACGACGGCCACGGATGGGGTGGAACATTTTTTCGGCACCCGGTTGTCGTCCGTCTCGGTGACGCCGGGTCGTGCCGCTGTGCCAGGGGCTCCGCATCGCGAACGAGGCGCGAGCGTGATCCTGTCCGTCAAACAGGTTCACGGGACGGATGCGCTGATCGTCGATCGGCCGGTCGAGCAGGGCGACGCCTTCGAAGGAGGCTGGGACGCGTTAGTGACTGACCAGCCCGGCGTGATGGTCACTGTGCGGACCGCGGATTGTGTGCCGGTGCTGCTGCACGATCCAGAGCGACGAGTGGTTGCGGCGATCCATGCAGGCTGGCGAGGTGCGGTGGCCGGTATTGTGCCGAAGACGGTGGCCTTGATGGTGAGCCGGTTCGGGGCGACTGTGGATCGGCTGCAGATGGCGATCGGTCCTTCTGCCGGTCCCTGCTGTTACGAAGTGGATGAGCCGGTCCTTGCGCGACTGCGGGAGGTTTTTCCCGAATGGCAATCAGTCGTGAAACCGGTGAGCAGCCAGAAGGCGCATCTGGATCTGCGCGCCTTTGTGCGCCGGCAAGCGCTGGCTGACGGACTGGCCGCAGAGCGGGTCGCAACGGTCGATGCCTGTACCATCTGTCAGCCCGAGCGGTTTTATAGTTATCGTCGCGACGGGGTGGTGAAGGCCACGATGGTCAGCGGGATTGCCCTCGTGCCCAGACGGTCGGTTTGA